Proteins from a genomic interval of Tissierellales bacterium:
- a CDS encoding TIGR00159 family protein, which produces MQQLKELFINIRIRDIIDILIVAVAFYKLFMLIRETRAEQLTKGILVLFIATKISEWLELFTVYWILEKTMTVGVLAILIVFQPELRRGLEYIGRSRFFTKSFIEVEGESINKTVDEIVDAIASLSRQKIGALI; this is translated from the coding sequence TTGCAACAACTTAAAGAGCTTTTTATAAATATAAGAATAAGAGATATTATCGATATATTGATAGTTGCGGTTGCTTTTTATAAATTGTTTATGTTAATTAGAGAAACAAGAGCTGAACAATTGACAAAAGGAATTTTAGTATTATTTATTGCAACAAAAATAAGTGAATGGTTAGAGCTATTTACAGTTTATTGGATATTAGAAAAGACTATGACTGTAGGTGTTCTTGCCATTCTAATTGTATTTCAACCAGAGCTTAGGAGAGGGTTAGAATACATAGGTAGAAGTAGATTTTTTACAAAGTCTTTCATTGAAGTAGAAGGAGAAAGTATAAATAAAACAGTAGATGAAATAGTAGATGCAATAGCATCTTTGTCTCGGCAGAAGATAGGTGCTCTCATA